A DNA window from Desulfobacteraceae bacterium contains the following coding sequences:
- a CDS encoding ATP-binding cassette domain-containing protein has product MLIDCRKIRYRYPNAEAAVFADLSFCVRGPGFHALFGPSGVGKTTLARMIAGSGPPYEGRIETPGVARTLYSYNLERLPGWSCVGDHIAKVTPPARRERMAELIRAFGLEDCSEARFAQLSLGQKNRANLTRYLVQDFDLLIMDESLANVDETTREKILLKIKGMFPQKGFLYISHNVAEVSKFCRQIVVLRHAAKQPQAISVAGLDLAPGQALEKSRLERAMLEIVHAA; this is encoded by the coding sequence GTGCTGATAGACTGCCGGAAAATACGCTACCGCTACCCCAATGCCGAAGCCGCGGTCTTTGCCGACCTCAGTTTCTGCGTCCGGGGGCCGGGTTTTCACGCTCTTTTCGGGCCTTCCGGGGTCGGGAAAACCACCCTGGCGCGCATGATCGCCGGCAGCGGCCCACCCTACGAGGGACGCATCGAGACCCCCGGCGTGGCGCGAACCCTTTATTCCTACAACCTCGAACGGCTCCCCGGCTGGTCCTGCGTCGGCGACCACATTGCCAAGGTCACCCCGCCCGCGCGCCGGGAGCGCATGGCGGAGCTGATCCGCGCCTTCGGCCTGGAGGACTGCAGCGAGGCGCGCTTTGCGCAGCTTTCGCTGGGCCAGAAAAACCGGGCCAACCTCACCCGCTACCTGGTGCAGGACTTTGATCTTCTGATCATGGACGAAAGCCTGGCCAATGTGGATGAGACCACCCGGGAGAAGATCCTGCTGAAGATCAAGGGGATGTTCCCCCAAAAAGGGTTTCTCTACATCTCCCACAACGTCGCCGAGGTGTCCAAGTTCTGCCGGCAGATCGTCGTGCTGCGCCACGCGGCCAAGCAACCCCAGGCGATTTCGGTCGCCGGCCTGGATCTCGCACCGGGCCAGGCGCTCGAAAAAAGCCGGCTGGAGCGCGCCATGCTGGAGATCGTGCATGCTGCCTAA
- a CDS encoding DUF2914 domain-containing protein: MRSPLYLTLVLTRFDDDNGASREDRSDPEARSVATVTALRARLTQRPPARPGGARRPWLFGAGAAVIAAALITYLLFPTGPADGPGQNGRGATNAPQEIASSAREPAAPAAAREEAAATAPAPTPPTAAPAVEVPEKPALQVAETTPTPAAPQPAPAADATPATPPPPPKAEKIPPQSAEGLKLVNLVVCREVSRRRSVGPQTYFRYGQSVKPHVWMTVYARQPPRKLTHVYFQDGREHVRVPLAIRHPRTRTWSRLTIDSAKFAGSWRVAVVTENGEQLGVVFFEVGP; this comes from the coding sequence ATGCGATCCCCACTTTACCTGACCCTGGTTTTGACCCGCTTTGACGACGACAACGGCGCATCCCGCGAAGACCGCAGCGACCCTGAGGCCCGATCCGTCGCAACCGTGACGGCCCTGCGCGCCCGCCTGACCCAACGCCCCCCGGCGCGCCCCGGCGGCGCCCGCCGCCCCTGGCTGTTCGGGGCGGGCGCGGCCGTGATCGCCGCAGCCCTCATCACCTACCTGCTCTTTCCAACCGGGCCGGCCGACGGCCCCGGGCAGAACGGCCGCGGGGCCACCAACGCCCCACAGGAGATCGCATCAAGCGCCCGCGAGCCGGCTGCGCCGGCCGCCGCCCGGGAAGAGGCCGCCGCGACTGCCCCCGCCCCAACGCCGCCAACCGCCGCACCCGCCGTCGAGGTGCCGGAAAAACCCGCGCTGCAGGTGGCTGAAACCACCCCGACGCCCGCCGCACCGCAGCCGGCCCCGGCGGCCGATGCCACGCCGGCAACGCCGCCCCCCCCGCCCAAGGCTGAAAAAATCCCGCCGCAAAGCGCCGAGGGGTTGAAATTGGTGAACCTTGTGGTCTGTCGCGAGGTTTCCCGCCGCCGCAGCGTGGGGCCGCAAACCTATTTCAGATACGGCCAGTCGGTCAAACCGCACGTCTGGATGACCGTCTACGCCCGTCAACCGCCCCGCAAGCTGACCCACGTCTATTTCCAGGACGGCCGGGAGCATGTCCGGGTCCCTCTGGCGATCCGGCACCCCCGCACCCGCACCTGGAGCCGCCTGACCATCGACTCGGCCAAGTTCGCGGGATCCTGGCGGGTGGCGGTGGTGACGGAAAACGGCGAGCAGCTCGGTGTGGTCTTTTTCGAGGTGGGGCCCTGA
- the ilvA gene encoding threonine ammonia-lyase, whose product MLPLESIRKAAKGIGDRIIRTPLVFSPSLSRMFDIAVYLKLENLQKTGSFKIRGATHKLMAFRDRIGPEGVVAASAGNHAQGVALAARLAGVPATIVMPEWASITKQEATRAYGGEVIIHGQTIEACLEHARELAAQGRTFIHPFNDAEVITGQGTLALEIFEDLPAPDLILVPVGGGGLIAGISAVAAALQPKTRIVGVQAAACPSAFEAWRQNRVVRVAASPSIADGINVKEVGELTFRMMRQGLGEVVLVDEEQIAAAILMLLEMKKTLAEGAGAVPLAALLGGAVRPPKDSRVVLVISGGNLDSPLLGRIIAQGLIKHGRVMRLCVRLKDVPGSLARLLSAVSRLQANVLHIRHERNAPDLPIFVTRVELELETRGPAHVAQIAARLREEGYDLEGAAAGAGGAPG is encoded by the coding sequence ATGCTGCCCCTTGAATCCATCCGAAAGGCCGCAAAAGGCATCGGGGACCGCATCATCCGCACGCCCCTGGTGTTTTCGCCCTCCCTCAGCCGCATGTTCGACATCGCGGTCTATCTCAAGCTGGAGAATCTCCAGAAAACCGGGTCCTTCAAGATTCGCGGTGCCACCCACAAGCTGATGGCCTTCCGGGACCGGATCGGCCCGGAAGGGGTGGTGGCCGCCTCGGCGGGCAATCACGCCCAGGGGGTGGCCCTGGCCGCCCGCCTGGCGGGCGTTCCGGCCACCATCGTGATGCCCGAGTGGGCCAGCATCACCAAGCAGGAGGCCACCCGGGCCTACGGGGGCGAGGTGATCATCCATGGTCAGACCATCGAAGCCTGTCTCGAGCACGCCCGGGAGTTGGCGGCCCAGGGCCGAACCTTCATTCACCCCTTCAACGACGCCGAGGTGATCACCGGCCAGGGCACCCTGGCGCTGGAAATTTTTGAAGACTTGCCGGCACCCGACCTGATCCTGGTGCCGGTCGGCGGCGGCGGCCTGATCGCGGGCATCAGTGCGGTGGCTGCCGCCCTCCAGCCCAAAACCCGCATCGTCGGCGTTCAGGCCGCGGCCTGTCCTTCGGCCTTCGAAGCCTGGCGCCAGAACCGGGTGGTGCGCGTCGCGGCAAGCCCCTCCATCGCCGACGGTATCAACGTCAAGGAGGTGGGCGAACTGACCTTCCGGATGATGCGCCAGGGTCTAGGGGAGGTGGTCCTGGTGGACGAGGAGCAGATCGCCGCGGCCATCCTGATGCTGCTGGAAATGAAAAAGACCCTGGCCGAAGGCGCGGGCGCCGTCCCCCTGGCGGCCCTCCTGGGCGGCGCCGTCCGCCCGCCCAAGGACAGTCGGGTGGTCCTGGTGATCAGCGGCGGCAACCTCGACAGCCCGCTTCTGGGGCGCATCATCGCCCAGGGGCTGATCAAGCATGGTCGGGTCATGCGGCTTTGCGTGCGGCTCAAGGATGTCCCGGGATCCCTGGCCCGCCTACTTTCCGCCGTGTCGCGGCTGCAGGCCAATGTGCTGCACATTCGCCACGAGCGCAACGCCCCTGATCTCCCCATTTTTGTCACGCGCGTAGAACTTGAGCTTGAAACCCGGGGTCCCGCGCACGTGGCCCAGATCGCCGCGCGCCTGCGCGAGGAGGGCTATGATCTAGAGGGGGCCGCGGCCGGGGCCGGCGGTGCGCCCGGATGA
- a CDS encoding DMT family transporter, with product MAHHPPAESSPSGGWQRRQLWGCLAIFGSAFFFYLATTTIRWSQAYTAIDPAFFVLMRFLLGFLVVGTSLLLHRQPLRPRKLSFLLGRAISNCFAVYCFFKAVALTSAAEANILNMTYPVFITVFTWLFLRAQRDGVTLLLVVTAMVGIWLLLKPGAIGWKSDLIWGLASGISAAFSLVFLNLARQHDASETILLVMFGLGSLVMLALFSDRLFLPDRTALFFLMVCSLFGVGGQYLLTYGFRYVTALEGGIISSTRILLAALLGPWLVAEPMLSLAGWSGALLIFSANVLLAIRKGRLPAAGKKIQER from the coding sequence ATGGCGCATCACCCCCCGGCAGAGAGCAGCCCAAGCGGCGGCTGGCAGCGGCGACAGTTGTGGGGCTGCCTGGCGATTTTCGGCTCGGCCTTCTTCTTTTATCTCGCCACCACCACCATCCGCTGGTCCCAGGCCTACACCGCCATCGACCCGGCCTTTTTCGTGTTGATGCGCTTTTTGCTGGGGTTTCTCGTCGTCGGTACCAGCCTGTTGCTGCACCGGCAACCCTTGCGGCCCCGCAAATTGAGTTTTCTCCTCGGCCGGGCCATTTCCAACTGCTTCGCGGTCTACTGCTTTTTCAAGGCGGTCGCCCTGACCTCGGCGGCCGAGGCCAATATTCTCAACATGACCTACCCGGTGTTCATCACGGTCTTCACCTGGCTGTTTCTGCGCGCCCAGCGCGACGGGGTTACCCTGCTGCTGGTGGTCACGGCCATGGTGGGCATTTGGCTGCTGCTCAAACCGGGTGCGATCGGTTGGAAATCGGATCTGATCTGGGGTCTGGCCTCCGGCATTTCGGCCGCTTTCTCGCTGGTCTTCCTTAATCTGGCCCGTCAGCACGACGCCTCCGAAACCATCCTGCTGGTCATGTTCGGGCTGGGGTCGCTGGTCATGCTGGCCCTCTTTTCCGACCGGCTTTTCCTGCCCGACCGGACGGCGCTTTTCTTTCTGATGGTCTGCTCGCTTTTCGGGGTCGGGGGGCAGTACCTGCTGACCTACGGGTTTCGGTATGTCACGGCGCTGGAAGGCGGGATCATTTCCTCGACGCGAATCCTGCTGGCGGCTCTGCTGGGCCCTTGGCTGGTGGCCGAACCGATGCTCTCGCTGGCGGGCTGGAGCGGCGCCTTGTTGATCTTCAGCGCCAATGTGCTGCTGGCGATACGGAAAGGCCGCTTGCCGGCGGCGGGAAAAAAAATTCAAGAAAGGTGA
- a CDS encoding HAD family hydrolase, with product MDFKAVLFDLDGTLLDTLADIADCSNAVLQSFGQPAHSLAAYRQFVGDGVEALARRALPESHRTPEAVSACAAEISAAFLRHGARKAQPYEGIPELLARFSARGLAMAILTNKPQASARLIVSQRLAQWPFALVRGARDGVPKKPDPSAALAIADRLKIPPRRFLYLGDTAIDMQTARSAGMFALGVLWGFRAAPELIAGGAHMLVHHPADLLAWL from the coding sequence GTGGATTTCAAGGCGGTTCTTTTCGATCTGGACGGGACACTGCTCGACACCCTCGCGGATATCGCCGATTGCAGCAATGCCGTCCTGCAAAGCTTCGGGCAACCCGCCCACTCGTTGGCGGCCTACCGGCAGTTCGTCGGCGACGGGGTTGAAGCCCTGGCGCGGCGGGCGCTACCCGAAAGCCATCGCACCCCGGAGGCCGTTTCAGCCTGCGCGGCCGAGATTTCGGCCGCTTTTCTGCGCCACGGCGCTCGCAAGGCCCAGCCCTACGAGGGGATTCCGGAACTCCTGGCACGGTTCAGCGCCCGGGGGCTTGCGATGGCGATCCTGACCAACAAACCCCAGGCGTCCGCCCGCCTGATAGTCTCCCAGCGGCTGGCGCAGTGGCCTTTCGCCCTGGTTCGCGGCGCCCGTGACGGCGTCCCCAAAAAGCCCGACCCCAGCGCCGCGCTGGCGATTGCCGATCGGCTGAAGATCCCCCCGCGCCGCTTCCTCTATCTCGGCGACACCGCCATTGACATGCAGACCGCCCGCAGCGCCGGGATGTTCGCGCTGGGGGTGCTGTGGGGGTTTCGCGCCGCCCCGGAGCTGATCGCCGGCGGGGCCCACATGCTGGTGCATCACCCGGCCGATCTGCTGGCCTGGCTCTGA
- a CDS encoding ABC transporter substrate-binding protein, with protein sequence MRLLAALLFSAQLVAGCGSAPPQGASEPINYRLKWLFNASVVGDLYAEAEGLFAAEGLQVTVKAGGPEKDAIKELELGHAQFGVASADQVIRALAKGSPVVVIAQLFQQNPLQWIYRPDRSRFQTPEDFRGKTVGVTFGGNDETIMKALMAEGGLGEDDLTLFSVRYDYTPFYEGRVDLWPVYRNAQGVIIGDKLRRAGEAAAFFDPAAAGVRFVANSVVTTRAILEEHPQTVQKFLTALLEGWRRALDPANAERVLAMIQEHDRDTAPPLLREQLEITRRLVRPDAEARIGRIDAAAWKQTEEIMLAQNLIPAAVNVTASLVSP encoded by the coding sequence ATGCGCCTGCTCGCCGCCCTGCTCTTCTCGGCGCAGCTCGTCGCCGGCTGCGGCAGCGCCCCGCCCCAAGGGGCCTCCGAACCGATCAACTACCGCCTCAAATGGCTTTTCAACGCCAGCGTCGTCGGCGATCTGTACGCCGAGGCCGAAGGGCTCTTCGCGGCCGAAGGCCTCCAAGTCACGGTCAAGGCCGGCGGGCCGGAAAAGGACGCCATCAAGGAACTGGAGCTGGGGCATGCCCAGTTCGGGGTCGCCTCCGCCGACCAGGTCATCCGGGCCTTGGCCAAGGGCTCCCCGGTGGTGGTGATCGCCCAGCTCTTCCAGCAAAACCCCCTGCAGTGGATTTACCGGCCGGACCGCAGCCGCTTCCAAACCCCGGAAGATTTCCGGGGCAAGACCGTGGGGGTCACCTTCGGGGGCAACGATGAAACCATCATGAAGGCCCTCATGGCTGAAGGCGGCTTGGGCGAAGATGACCTCACGCTTTTCAGCGTGCGCTACGACTACACCCCGTTTTACGAGGGCCGGGTGGACCTCTGGCCGGTCTACCGCAACGCCCAGGGTGTGATCATCGGGGACAAGCTGCGGCGCGCCGGCGAGGCGGCGGCCTTTTTCGACCCCGCTGCGGCCGGGGTGCGATTCGTCGCCAATTCGGTGGTCACCACGCGTGCCATCCTGGAGGAGCATCCCCAGACTGTCCAAAAATTTCTCACCGCGCTCCTGGAAGGCTGGCGGCGCGCACTGGACCCTGCCAATGCCGAGCGCGTCCTGGCCATGATCCAGGAGCACGACCGGGACACCGCCCCGCCCCTGCTGCGCGAGCAGCTGGAGATCACCCGCCGGCTGGTGCGGCCCGACGCCGAGGCGCGCATCGGGCGAATCGATGCGGCGGCCTGGAAGCAGACCGAGGAGATCATGCTGGCCCAAAACCTGATTCCCGCAGCGGTGAACGTGACCGCCAGTCTGGTGTCACCCTGA
- a CDS encoding SPFH domain-containing protein has translation MGSNNLFFLEVLEWFDNSGQALVHRLPESGSGEIKYGAQLTVRENQAAVFFYQGKAVDAFGPGRHTLKTANLPLLTKIASIPWGLSSPLRAEVYFVNLKVFTNLTWGTRDPVAFKDRELGLVRLRAYGVFNLQVVQPVLFINTLVGTQGMFTTAEIDAYLNQVVVSRFNDYIGETLGTIFDLPARYDETSRGLARRLEADFAHFGLKLTQLYINAITPPPEVQQAIDDRSRLGVFGDMDKLIKMKAAMAMEKAAASGGGAEGGMGLGMGLMLPAMFSRYFQEGAAPSDPDGDFAQTCPDCGRRIAGDAKFCPHCGHQQIVFAQCSACGKNLPPNARFCPRCGGPAAAKAAPAVCPACQAENLNDARFCNQCGERL, from the coding sequence ATGGGCAGCAACAACCTTTTTTTTCTGGAAGTTCTCGAATGGTTCGACAACAGTGGCCAGGCGCTGGTTCACCGTTTGCCGGAGAGCGGCTCGGGGGAGATCAAGTACGGCGCCCAACTGACCGTCCGTGAGAATCAGGCGGCGGTCTTCTTCTACCAGGGCAAGGCGGTGGACGCCTTCGGCCCCGGGCGCCACACCCTCAAAACCGCCAACCTGCCCCTGCTGACCAAAATCGCCAGCATTCCCTGGGGCCTCTCCAGCCCGCTGCGGGCCGAAGTCTATTTTGTCAATCTCAAGGTTTTCACCAATCTGACATGGGGCACCCGGGACCCGGTGGCCTTCAAGGACCGGGAGCTGGGGCTGGTGCGGCTGCGGGCCTACGGTGTGTTCAACCTGCAGGTGGTCCAGCCGGTGCTCTTCATCAACACCCTGGTGGGCACCCAGGGGATGTTCACCACCGCGGAGATCGACGCGTACCTCAACCAGGTGGTGGTTTCACGCTTCAACGACTATATCGGGGAGACCCTCGGCACCATTTTCGATCTGCCCGCACGCTACGACGAGACCTCCCGGGGGCTCGCCCGGCGCCTGGAGGCCGATTTCGCGCACTTCGGCCTGAAACTCACCCAGCTCTACATCAACGCCATCACGCCGCCGCCCGAGGTCCAGCAGGCCATCGACGACCGCAGCCGCCTGGGGGTCTTCGGGGACATGGACAAGCTGATCAAGATGAAGGCGGCCATGGCCATGGAAAAGGCGGCCGCCTCGGGCGGCGGCGCCGAAGGCGGCATGGGCCTGGGCATGGGGTTGATGCTGCCGGCGATGTTCTCCCGCTATTTCCAGGAGGGTGCCGCCCCGTCCGACCCAGACGGCGACTTTGCCCAGACCTGCCCTGACTGCGGGCGCCGGATCGCGGGCGATGCCAAGTTCTGCCCCCACTGCGGCCACCAGCAAATCGTGTTCGCCCAGTGCAGCGCCTGCGGCAAGAATCTCCCGCCCAACGCCCGCTTCTGCCCCCGCTGCGGCGGCCCGGCGGCTGCCAAGGCCGCCCCCGCGGTTTGCCCCGCCTGCCAGGCCGAAAACCTCAACGACGCCCGCTTCTGCAACCAGTGCGGTGAAAGGCTCTAA
- a CDS encoding SprT-like domain-containing protein has protein sequence MSNAPHLSPSGHPTAELERRILHGLSLEWEAALWVLPPPVRGRMVKPLFTLRDLASRLGYWHRGRAEIGLSRRLVLDYGWDSVREVLLHEIAHQMADQVLGAGTETPHGPKFQEACRLLRANPEASGRFRPLAERLRAEALGEEDRRLLRIGKLMALAQSRNHHEAEAAMAKAHELMARYNLGVLERVRQRVFVSVFVGAPALRQPREAYHLARLLQDFYFVEGLWVPAFVLARGKMGRVLEISGTQQNVQTAGYVHDFVGHFIRRQWAAYNREKGLNRQRLTDFAVGIVEGFRAKLQRQRDQTWVEAGTRLPQKIQDPQLRSYLDYRYPRVRRFSRNVSNQDQTVLRDGMRIGRAMVVSRGIGGQSGAGRKRLTGPNP, from the coding sequence ATGAGCAACGCCCCCCATCTGTCCCCCTCCGGACACCCGACGGCGGAACTGGAGCGCCGGATCCTCCACGGGCTTTCCCTGGAATGGGAGGCGGCCCTCTGGGTTCTGCCGCCGCCGGTGCGCGGCCGGATGGTAAAACCGCTTTTCACCCTCAGGGACCTGGCCTCACGGCTGGGGTACTGGCACCGCGGGCGAGCTGAGATCGGTCTCAGCCGCCGCCTGGTCCTGGATTACGGCTGGGACTCGGTGCGCGAGGTCCTGCTGCACGAGATCGCGCACCAGATGGCCGACCAGGTGCTGGGAGCGGGCACCGAAACGCCCCACGGTCCCAAGTTCCAGGAGGCCTGCCGCCTGCTGCGCGCCAACCCCGAGGCTTCGGGCCGCTTCCGCCCCCTGGCCGAACGCCTTCGGGCCGAGGCCTTGGGCGAGGAGGATCGTCGCCTGCTAAGGATCGGCAAACTCATGGCGCTCGCCCAGAGCCGCAATCACCACGAGGCCGAGGCCGCCATGGCCAAGGCCCACGAGCTCATGGCGCGCTACAATCTCGGCGTTCTGGAACGCGTCCGGCAGCGCGTCTTTGTCAGTGTCTTTGTGGGCGCTCCGGCCCTGCGCCAGCCGCGCGAGGCCTACCACCTGGCCCGCCTGCTGCAGGATTTTTACTTCGTCGAGGGCCTCTGGGTGCCGGCCTTCGTACTGGCCCGTGGCAAGATGGGCCGGGTGCTGGAGATCAGCGGCACGCAACAAAACGTTCAAACGGCCGGCTATGTCCATGACTTTGTCGGTCATTTCATCCGCCGCCAATGGGCGGCCTACAACCGCGAAAAAGGCCTCAATCGCCAGCGCCTGACGGACTTTGCGGTGGGCATTGTCGAGGGCTTCCGTGCCAAGCTGCAGCGGCAGCGCGATCAGACGTGGGTGGAGGCCGGGACGCGCCTGCCCCAGAAAATCCAGGACCCGCAGCTCAGGTCCTACCTGGACTACCGCTATCCCCGGGTCCGGCGCTTCTCAAGAAACGTTTCAAACCAGGATCAAACTGTGTTAAGGGACGGAATGCGGATCGGCCGGGCTATGGTCGTATCCCGAGGAATCGGCGGACAAAGCGGGGCCGGCCGCAAACGCCTGACCGGGCCCAACCCATAG
- a CDS encoding universal stress protein, translating to MSITKLACCIDFSENSEAAFKFALELAEKYRAKLFLLHVLPPVVNPALTGSEWAVPDQPVDALITRLQEQMEKDFGSRVGSRTPYEIVVLDGHVSTEIVRYLGANALDLVVVGSYGLSGMGLVVFGSVAKRVAEKAPCSVVIVRPPQPAAAGS from the coding sequence ATGTCGATCACCAAACTGGCCTGCTGCATCGATTTTTCCGAAAATTCCGAAGCCGCCTTCAAATTCGCCCTGGAATTGGCGGAAAAGTACCGCGCCAAACTCTTTCTGCTGCATGTCCTGCCGCCGGTGGTCAACCCCGCCCTGACCGGTTCGGAATGGGCCGTTCCGGACCAGCCGGTGGACGCGCTGATAACGAGGCTCCAGGAGCAGATGGAAAAGGACTTCGGCAGCCGCGTCGGCAGCCGCACGCCTTACGAGATCGTGGTTCTCGACGGGCACGTGTCCACCGAGATCGTGCGCTACCTCGGCGCAAACGCCTTGGACCTGGTGGTGGTGGGATCCTACGGGCTCTCGGGGATGGGGCTGGTGGTTTTCGGCAGCGTGGCCAAACGGGTGGCCGAGAAGGCGCCCTGTTCGGTGGTCATCGTGCGGCCCCCGCAGCCGGCCGCGGCAGGGTCGTAG
- a CDS encoding exopolyphosphatase codes for MSESRKYRLITRSDMDGLVCATLIRHLGLADEILFAHPKDMQDRKIAVGPNDIITNLPYAPGAHLCIDHHLSETLRSPRRCDHVIDPQAPSAARVVFNHFGGFQRFPKSFEAMMAAVDRADSGSFTLEEVLHPREWALLSFIMDGRTGLGRFKDFRISHDQLMRDLIGYCGRLSIEEIMQLPDVRERVETYFSYEAPFKAQLQDHARVDKNLVLLDLRKVDPIYPGNRFLLYALYPQCNISIRAITGPLAGKTVFAVGKSIFNRTAKTNVGALMLDYGGGGHEAVGTCQVDDQRAEEVLQELTAVITRDG; via the coding sequence ATGAGCGAGAGCCGAAAGTATCGTTTGATCACCCGCAGCGACATGGATGGTCTGGTCTGCGCGACGCTGATCCGTCATTTGGGGCTGGCCGACGAGATCCTTTTCGCCCACCCCAAGGACATGCAGGACCGCAAGATAGCGGTCGGACCCAACGACATCATCACCAACCTGCCCTACGCGCCCGGGGCCCATCTCTGCATCGACCACCATCTTTCGGAAACCCTGCGCAGCCCCAGGCGCTGCGATCACGTGATCGACCCCCAGGCGCCGTCCGCCGCCCGCGTGGTCTTCAACCATTTCGGGGGCTTCCAGCGCTTCCCGAAATCCTTCGAGGCCATGATGGCCGCCGTGGACCGGGCCGATTCGGGAAGCTTCACCCTGGAGGAGGTGCTCCACCCCCGGGAATGGGCGCTGCTGAGCTTCATCATGGACGGCCGTACCGGCCTGGGGCGTTTCAAGGATTTCAGGATCTCCCATGACCAGCTGATGCGCGACCTGATCGGCTACTGCGGCCGCCTCTCCATCGAGGAAATCATGCAGTTGCCCGACGTGCGCGAGCGGGTGGAAACCTATTTCAGCTACGAGGCGCCTTTCAAGGCCCAGCTGCAAGACCACGCGCGGGTCGACAAAAACCTGGTGCTCCTCGACCTGCGGAAGGTGGACCCCATCTATCCGGGCAACCGCTTCCTGCTCTATGCCCTATACCCCCAGTGCAACATCTCCATCCGCGCCATCACCGGCCCGCTGGCGGGCAAAACCGTGTTTGCGGTGGGCAAGTCGATCTTCAACCGGACCGCCAAAACCAACGTCGGGGCCCTGATGCTGGACTACGGCGGCGGCGGCCACGAAGCGGTGGGCACCTGCCAGGTGGACGACCAACGCGCCGAGGAGGTCCTGCAGGAATTGACCGCAGTCATCACCCGCGACGGCTGA
- a CDS encoding ABC transporter permease, with the protein MLPKRIYQFVVIYLAALGGLLAIKLVFALSDYVIPSPADLWQTARTVFNRYLGDVLDTLAVAIVGHVLAIALATVVAIIGRLTNWVGALIKVAAYNLQAYPIVAVAPIIFILLGDGLASRLLIAAMICYFPLLLSFIGIFAEPVADIEHFYTMTGRMRWQLEVKIRAFENNAKLITVTAGSATLAMVGTIVAEFFGANAGIGYSLRIALYQSDMAKVLVALFLIGIFTSLYLALLERIGLWLQHKLLLPKGRAL; encoded by the coding sequence ATGCTGCCTAAACGGATCTACCAGTTTGTGGTCATCTATCTGGCAGCGCTCGGCGGTCTGCTGGCGATCAAGCTGGTCTTCGCCCTTTCGGACTACGTGATCCCCAGCCCCGCCGACCTCTGGCAAACCGCCCGGACCGTGTTCAACCGCTACCTGGGCGACGTCCTGGACACCCTGGCGGTGGCTATCGTAGGGCACGTTCTGGCCATCGCTCTGGCCACGGTGGTGGCCATCATCGGCCGGCTGACCAACTGGGTCGGGGCCCTGATCAAGGTGGCGGCCTACAACCTTCAGGCCTACCCCATCGTGGCGGTCGCGCCGATCATCTTCATCCTGCTGGGCGACGGGCTCGCCTCGCGGCTGCTGATCGCCGCGATGATCTGCTACTTTCCGCTGCTGCTGTCGTTTATCGGGATCTTTGCGGAGCCGGTGGCCGATATCGAACACTTCTACACCATGACCGGTCGGATGCGCTGGCAGCTGGAGGTCAAAATCCGGGCCTTCGAAAACAACGCCAAGCTGATCACGGTGACCGCCGGCAGCGCCACCCTCGCCATGGTCGGCACGATCGTGGCCGAATTTTTCGGCGCCAATGCCGGCATCGGTTACAGCCTGCGCATTGCCCTTTACCAGAGCGACATGGCCAAGGTGCTGGTGGCCCTTTTCCTGATCGGCATTTTCACCTCCCTCTACCTGGCCCTTTTGGAAAGGATCGGACTGTGGCTGCAACACAAACTCCTGCTGCCCAAAGGACGGGCTCTCTGA
- a CDS encoding cobalamin B12-binding domain-containing protein has product MTPQRLLRRKLERLLQDWQNQGMPGRHTLHEQARALAAWKSANQIHSLWDDVRRMATATLDDGWGHGLQTIETYAALAGLEVHALGLEQSPEHIIAACRRLRPQILGLTVLQFDSEENLALVCRSLPAETRTVVGGPIFRADPELAERAGVDYVARHVGDFLQYLLAW; this is encoded by the coding sequence ATGACACCGCAGAGACTGTTACGCCGCAAACTGGAGCGGCTGCTGCAAGACTGGCAAAATCAGGGCATGCCCGGGCGGCACACCCTGCACGAGCAGGCGCGCGCCTTGGCGGCCTGGAAGAGCGCCAACCAGATCCACAGCCTGTGGGACGACGTGCGCCGGATGGCCACCGCCACCCTGGACGACGGCTGGGGCCACGGCCTGCAGACCATCGAGACCTACGCCGCCCTGGCGGGGCTGGAGGTTCATGCGCTGGGGCTGGAGCAGTCGCCCGAGCACATCATCGCCGCCTGCCGGCGTTTGCGGCCGCAGATTCTCGGGCTGACTGTGCTGCAGTTCGACAGCGAGGAGAATCTCGCGCTGGTTTGCCGCAGCCTTCCCGCTGAAACCCGGACCGTGGTGGGTGGGCCGATTTTTCGGGCGGACCCGGAGCTGGCCGAACGGGCCGGGGTGGATTACGTGGCGCGCCATGTGGGCGATTTTTTGCAGTATCTGTTGGCCTGGTAG